A segment of the Streptomyces sp. NBC_00376 genome:
CAGAACGACGATCGAAATCAGCCATCCCGCGGCGGGCGCCAGGGCGCCGAGCTGGGTGCCGAAGAGGAGGCGTCCGCCGTGGAAGAGCCCGGCGGCGGCCAGCAGCGCGAGCAGCAATCCGGCGGGGAACCAGGCGGCTTGGACGAGTGCCCCGGCGAGCCCCACGAGCGCGCCCAGCACTGCGAGGCCCGCATAGGCGGCGATCCGCCCGGGGTTGAGGGGCGCGGCGAGGCCGGTGGGCGCGCCGCCCCCGGCGGCGTTCGAGGGGCGCGGTGCGCGCTGCTTGCCGCCGCTCATCGCTCCGCTCCCGCCACGCCCGCGAACAGGTCGTCCTCCCGGGCCCCCCGGGGGGCTCCGGAATCGCCGCGCACCAACTCGTAGTACTCGGTGGTGAAGAGGGGCTGGCCGAGGTCGTTGGAGAGGGCGAAGAAGGGACCGTCCACGGAGATCTGGGTGGCGTGGGCCCGCATCGCGGTGCTCTTGGCGGCGGCGTGGGCCGTTCCGTCGATCTGCGCGGTGATCCTGGCGTCGTCGACCACGCCCGGTACGTCATCGATGGCGGCGATGGAGGGGAAGGCGTCCGGCGCCGTCTCCCGGAGGCGGGCGAAGCCCTCCTCGGCGACCGTGCGGGGCACCCGGTTCCAGTAGATCTTGGCGATGGTGTGCGGGGCGTCGGACCCGGTGCGGTACCCGGGATCGGCGGCGAGCTCGGCTGCGCGCATCGCGACGCGGTGGGCCTGGATGTGGTCGGGGTGTCCGTAGCCGCCGTCGGGGTCGTAGGTGACCAGGACCTGCGGGCGCACCGAGCGGATCACCTCCACCAGGTGCCCGGCGGCTTCGTCCACGTCGGCGGCCCAGAAGGCGCCGGGGCGGTGGTTCTGCTCGGCGCCCATCATTCCGGAGTCGCGGAAGCGTCCGGGCCCGCCCAGGAGCCGGTGGTCGGTGACCCCCAGCTCCTTCATCGCCGCGTCGAGCTCGCCCCGGCGGTACGGGCCCAGGGTGTCGTCCCGGTCGGCCGCGAGATGGGCGAGCGAGGGCGGGATGACCTCGCCCTCCTCGCCGAGCGTGCAGGTCACCAGGGTGACCTGGGCACCCTCGGCCGCGTACTTGGCCATGGTGGCGCCGTTGTTGATCGACTCGTCGTCGGGGTGCGCGTGCACCAGGAGGAGACGCCGGGCGGGATGGTCCGTCATGGGGACCACCCTACGAGCCGGGCGCACCGATCACCGCCCGCGTCACCACCGCACCCCGCACACCGACCACCGCGCACCGACCGCCGACGGGCCGGGCCTCAGAACTTGAGGCTTCCGATCATGCCCGCCACATTCGTGGTCAGGTTCGAGATGCTCGGCGCGATCGACGAGCTGGCGAGATAGAAACCGAGCAGTGCGCAGACCACCGCATGTCCGCCCTTCAGTCCGGATTTCCGGATCAGCAGGAAGACGACGATCGCCAGCAGCACCACCGCCGAAATCGAGAGTGCCACGGCGGTTCACCTCCATCAGTACGGTCGGGACGGGCAGCACACATGGAGCCAGCAGGTTCATACCCACCGAGCGCTACGGATCATAACTATCCGTCGTAACGCATTGATCGGGGCACAGCAGCACGAGGGGCGCACGACCGGGCGGTCGGGGACTAGGTTCGATGCATGACTTCGCAGAAGATCTCCTTTCCCCGTCAGCACGCCAGGACGATGCGGTTCACCCTCGGCGCCCCTCGGTCGTTCACCGTTTCACCCGACGGGGAGCGGGTGATCTTCCTGCGCTCGGGCTCCGGGACGGACCGTTCGGGCCGGTTGTGGGTCCTCGACCTGCCGAAGGACGGAGCGCCCCGGGAGCGCGTGGTCGCCGATCCCCAGGCCCTGCTGGGGGGTTCGGCGGAGCGGCTGTCGGCGCAGGAGCGGGCCCGGCGCGAGCGCAGCCGAGAGGGGTCGTCGGGGATCGTCGGCTACGCGGTCGACGCGGCGGCCGAGTTGGCCGCCTTCGCGCTCTCCGGGAAGGTGTACGTCGCCGAACTGCGGGCGGGTACGGCCCGCGCGCTGCCGGTGCCGGGCCCGGTGATCGACCCCCGGCCGTCACCGGACGGACGACACATCGCATATGTGTCCAAGGGTGCACTGCGGGTCGTGGGCGCGGAGGGCGACGGCGACCGGGCGCTCGCCGAGCCGGACGGGGACGATGTCTCGTACGGTCTCGCGGAGTTCATCGCGGCCGAGGAGATGCAGCGCTCGCGCGGCTTCTGGTGGTCGCCGGATTCGGACCGGCTGCTGGTCGCCCGGGTCGACAACGCCCCCGTGCAGCGGTGGTGGATCGCGGACCCCGCGCACCCGGACCTCAGGCCCGCCGAGGTCGCCTACCCGGCGGCCGGGACGCCCAACGCCGACGTGCGGCTCTTCGTGCTGGGCCTGGACGGCGCCCGCACCGAAGTGGTCTGGGACCGGGCGCGCCACCCCTATCTGGCGCAGGTGCACTGGTCGTCGCAGGGGGCGCCGCTGCTGCTGGTGCAGTCCCGCGACCAGCAGAGTCATCTCTTCCTCGCGGTGGACCCGGAGACCGGTTCGACGCGGACGGTGCATGCCGACGAGGACCCGGTTTGGCTGGAAATCTTTCCCGGGGTGCCCGCCTGGGCGCCGGACGGCCGACTCGTGCGGATCGCGGACGAGGGCGGGGCGCGGGTGCTCGCGGTCGGCGACCGGCTGCTGACCGGAGCGCAGTTGCAGCTCCAGGCGGTGCTGGACATCGGCGAGTCGGACATCCTGATCTCGGCCACGGCCGGTGAGGAGGCGGCCGAGCCGGAGCTCGGCGAGACCCATGTCTACCGGGTCAACGAACTGGGCGTGGAACGAGTGTCCGAAGGGGCCGGGGTGCACTCGGCGGTCCGCGCGGGCGGGGTGACGGTGCTGGTCACCCACTCCCTGGACCGGCCGGGGGCCCTGGTCGAGGTGGTCCGGGACGGCAAGCGGATCGCGACCGTGACGAGCCATGCGCAGGAGCCGGTCCTCTCCGCCCGGGTCCACCTCACCGAGGGGGGCGCACGGCGAATTCCGTGCGCCGTGCTGCTCCCCGAGGGGTACAAGGAGTCGGACGGTCCGCTTCCGGTACTGATGGATCCGTACGGCGGACCGCACGGCCGCCGGGTGGTCGCCGCGCACAATCCGCATCTGACGTCGCAGTGGTTCGCGAACCAGGGCTTCGCGGTCGTGGTCGCGGACGGCCGGGGCACACCGGGTCGTTCGCCCGGCTGGGAGAAGTCGGTCAAGAACAACCTGGCGCTCTCCATGGACGACCAGGTCGAGGCCCTGCACGCCCTCGCGGACCGGTTCCCGCTGGACCTCGGCAAGGTCGCGATCCGCGGCTGGTCGTTCGGCGGATATCTGGCCGCCCTGGCCGTGACCCGCCGGCCCGACGTCTTCCACGCGGCGGTGGTCGGCGCCCCGGTGACCGACCAGCGGCTGTACGACACCCACTACACCGAGCGTTATCTCGGCGACCCGGCGAAGCAGCCCGAGGTGTACGCGCACAACTCGGTGATCACCGACGAGGGGCTCTCGGAGGCCGCCGAGCAGGTGCGGCCGATGATGATCGTCCACGGCCTCGCGGACGACAACGTGGTGGTCGCGCACTCGCTCAGGTTCTCGTCGGCGCTGCTCTCGGCCGGACGCCCGCACGAGGTGCTGCCGCTCAGCGGGGTGACGCACATGACCCCGCAGGAGCAGGTGGCGGAGAATCTGCTGCTGCTCCAGGTCGACTTCCTGAAGCGGTCGTTGGGGCTGCTCGGCTGAGAGCCTGTCGGGTGACCTCTGATCGGGCGGTCACCCGGCAGCCTCTGAGCCGTCGCCCTCCCCGTCACCAGCCGGGCGGCGGCTGGGACGGGGGCGGCGGCCCGAAGACGCCGGGGCGCGGATAGCCGTACCCCTGCCCGTAGCCCTGGTCGGGCAGCGGCGGGGGTGCGGCCGGGCCCGGCCGGGCCAGCGCCAGCAGCACCACGACGCCGACGAACACCTCGAAGAACCCGGTCGCCACGGTGAGCTGGGCCTCGACCGGCAGATCGGCGAAGTGCTCCAGCAGCTCTTCGTGCACCGACCGGGCCACGCCCACCCCGCCGCCGCCCAGCAGCAGCGCGGCGGCGATCAGGCCGAACGGGCGCGCGTGCACGGCGCGCGGCAGCCCGCTCACCCCGGCGAACAGGCAGAGCAGCGCCAGGACGGCCGTGAACCAGCCGGGCGGCGGGTCGGTCAGTCCCTGGAAGATCTTGTCCCCGCCCAGGAACCAGTCGGGGTAGATGTACGGGATCCGCACCGCCTGACGGATCTCCCAGGCGATCGTGACCGCTCCCGCCGCGCCGAGGCAGAGGAAGGCGATCACCCCCGCGCCCTGTCCGGGCCGGGCCGGGGCGTCTTCGGAGAAGTCGTGCGGTGCCCGGCGGCCGGCCGCCGGGCACCGGCGGCCGGCCGCCGCGGTGATGATCAGCGCGATGCCCGCCGCGAGCGACGCGAAGGCGCAGAGCAGGGCGCGGGTGCGCAGGTCGTCGACGAACCGGCCGTCCATCCGGGGCTCGCCGATGTTCCAGAGTCCGGGCAGCCGTACCACGATCGTGAGCACACCGGTGGCGACCAGCGTGGCGGCGGCCACCGAGGACCGCAGGGACGCGACGGCCGCGGCGACGTACACCGCGAACAGCACCACGTCGTACGGCGAAGTGGCCGGGTTCAGCGTTATCTGCGCGTCGCGATAGCCGGCCCAGTAGTGCCACAACCGCTCGATGCCGTCGGCCGCCCTGACGTCCCGTACGACCCAGCCCGCGACGATCAACGCGAGCACGGCGCAGAGAACGGCACCTGTGACCCTTGCCCCCCGAGTGAGTATCACCCGAGCGATACTTCACCGTCCCCGCCCGCCGGACAAGGGGTTCGTCGGCGTGGTGCGTCAACGGGCAACCGGCCGGGAGGACTTGAAGGCCTCCCGGCCGGTACACGGCACCCGCACGGCCGTACCCGGACATGCTGTCCGGTCCGTATATCGGACGTGAGACGCCCGGGTTGCCCACGCGTTAACGCGCCCGCGTCAGCCGCCCCGGGCGGACCCGGACGGAGCCGCCCCGTTCTCCCCGTCCGAACCGTCCGAACCCTCCACACCGTCCGCACCCTTCGAACCCTCCGGCGGACCGTCCTCCTCCGCTGTCTCCCCCGGCGTCTCCTCCGCCACCTCCCCCGGCGTCTCCAGCAGCCCCTCCGGCGGCACCACCTGCTTCTCCTCCGCGAAGTGGCAGGCCGAGTCGTGCCCGGCCGGGGTGTCCGCCAGCCGGAAGACGGCCGGGACCGCCAGCAGCGGCACCTCCAGTTCGCACCGCTCCTGCGCCTTCCAGCACCGGGTGCGGAAGCGGCAGCCGGAGGGCGGGTTGGCGGGCGAGGGGACGTCGCCGTGCAGGATGATCCGCTCCCGGTGCTCCCGGGCAGCCGGGTCCGGCACCGGGACGGCGGACAGCAGCGCCTGGGTGTACGGGTGCGTGGGATGGTCGTAGATCTGCTCGTCGGAGCCGATCTCGACGATCCGGCCCAGGTACATCACGCCGACCCGGTCGGAGATGTGCCGGACGATCGACAGGTCGTGCGCGATGAAGACGTAGGCGAGCCCGAACTCCGCCTGGAGCCGGTCCAGCAGGTTGACGACCTGCGCCTGCACGGAGACGTCGAGGGCGGAGACGGGTTCGTCGGCGACGATGATCTCGGGGTTCAGCGCGAGGCCGCGGGCGATACCGATGCGCTGGCGCTGGCCGCCGGAGAACTGGTGCGGGTAGCGGTTGATGTACTCCGGGTTGAGGCCGACGACGTCCAGCAGGTCCTGCACCTTGCGGCGCCGCTCCCCCTTCGGGGCCACCTCGGGGTGGATCTCGTACGGCTCCCCGATGATGTCGCCGACCGTCATGCGCGGGTTCAGCGAGGTGTACGGGTCCTGGAACACCATCTGGATGTTGCGGCGCACGGCCTTCAGGGCACGGCCGGACAGCTTGGTGATGTCCTCGCCCTTGTACTTGATCGCGCCGGCCGTCGGCTGTTCCAGATGGACCAGCATCTTCGCCACGGTCGACTTGCCGCAGCCGGACTCCCCCACGATGCCGAGCGTCTCGCCGGCCGCGAGGTCGAAGGAGACCCCGTCGACCGCCTTGACGGCGCCGATCTGCTTCTTGATCAGGATGCCCTGGGTCAGCGGGTAGTACTTGACCAGATCGCGGACCTCCAGGATCGGTTCGCCGCCTTCGCGCGCTTCAGCGTGCATCGAGCGTCTCCTTCCAGAAGTAGCAGGCGCTCTCGCGGTGCTCGGCCACCTCGAACAGCGGCGGCACCTCGCCCCGGCAGATCTCCTGGGCCATCGGGCAGCGCGGGTTGAAGGCGCAGCCGGGCGGGATGTGCAGCAGGTTGGGCGGCAGGCCCTTGATCGCGTACAGCTCCCGGCCCTTCTGGTCCAGGCGCGGGATCGACCGGAGCAGGCCCTTGGTGTACGGGTGGGCGGGCGCCCGGTAGATCTCGTGGACCGGGGCGGACTCGACGATCCGGCCCGCGTACATGACGGCGATCTTGTCGGCGACGTCCGCGACCACGCCCAGGTCGTGGGTGATCAGGATCAGGCCCATGTTCAGCTCGCGCTGGAGCTCGGCGAGCAGGTCCATCACCTGGGCCTGGACGGTCACGTCGAGGGCGGTGGTGGGTTCGTCCGCGATGATCAGCGACGGTTCCAGCGCCATCGCCATGGCGATCATGATGCGCTGGCGCATGCCGCCGGAGAACTGGTGCGGGAAGTTCCCGACGCGTTCCTTCGCCGCCGGGATGCGGACCCGGTCCATCAGTTCCACGGCCTTCAGCTTCGCGTCCTTGTGGGACATCCCCCGGTGCACGACGAACATCTCGCCGAGCTGCTCCCCGACGCTGAGCACGGGGTTGAGGGAGGAGAGCGCGTCCTGGAAGATCATGGCCATCTCCTGGCCGCGGATCTTCCGGCGTTCCTCCTTCTTCATCTTCAGCAGGTCGCGGTCCTTGAAGAGGATCTCGCCGCCGCTGATCTTTCCCGGGGGCATGTCGAGGATGCCCATGATGGCCTGGGCGGTGACCGACTTGCCGGAGCCGGACTCGCCGAGGACTGCCAGCGTCTCGCCCTCGGCCACCGAGTAGTCGACCCCGTTGACGGCCTTGGCCACTCCGTCGCGGGTGTGGAACTCCACGTGCAGATCGCGCACTTCGAGCAACATGGCAGCGGACTCCTCAGCGCAGCTTGGGGTCGAGGGCGTCGCGCACCGCGTCGCCGAGCATGATGAAGGCGAGCACGGTGACCGCCAGGGCTCCGGCGGGCCAGAGCAGCATGTGCGGGGCGTTGCGGATGTACTGGGAGGCGGCGGAGATGTCGATGCCCCAGGAGACGGCCGGCGGTTTCAGGCCGACGCCGAGGAACGAGAGGGTCGCCTCCAGTGAGATGTACGTACCGAGCGCGATGGTCGCGACGACGATGACCGGCGCGATGGCGTTCGGGGTGATGTGGCGCAGCAGCATCCGCGAGTTGGAGGCGCCGAGCGCCCGTGCCGCCTGTACGTAGTCGTTCTGTTTGGCGGTGATCACGGAGCCGCGGGCGATGCGGGCGATCTGCGGCCAGCCCAGCAGCACGATGAAGCCGATCACCGGCCAGACGGTGGAGCTGGTGACCACGGAGAGGAAGACCAGGCCGCCGAGGACCACGGGGATGCCGAAGAAGACGTCGGTGAGGCGGGAGAGGATCGAGTCCCACCAGCCGCCGAAGAACCCGGCCAGGCCGCCGAGGACACCGCCGAGCAGGGTGACGCCGAGGGTGGCGCAGACGCCGACGGTCACCGAGTTCCTGGCCCCGTAGACGGTACGGGTGTACACGTCGCAGCCCTGTCCGTCGAAGCCGAAGGGGTGTCCGGGCTGGGAGCCCTGCTGGGCCTTGGCCAGGTCACAGTTGAGAGGGTCCTGGTCGGCGATCAGCGACGGCCAGATCGAGATGATCACCAGGAAGAGGATGATCAGGGCGGAGATGATGAAGACCGGGTTGCGGCGCAGGTCCCGCCAGGCGTCGGACCACAGGCTGCGCGGCTTCTCGGCCGGGCCGGTGCCCTCGGGGCCGCCGGGTGTCTTTTCGAGGGTCGTGCCCTCCTCCAGGGCGAGGTCCATCACGCCTCCCGCTCCGGCCGGTGAGATCGACTCGTCCGGTGTCTGCTCAGGCATAGCGGATCCTCGGGTCGAGTACGGCGTACAGCAGGTCGACGATCAGGTTCGCCGCCAGGAAGACGAGGACGAGGATGGTGACGAAGCCGACGACGGTCTGGGAGTTCTGGCGCAGGATGCCCTGGTAGAGCTGGAAACCGACGCCGTGGATGTTGAAGATCCGCTCCGTGACGATCGCCCCGCCCATCAGCGCGCCCACGTCGGTGCCGATGAAGGTGACGACCGGGATCAGTGAGTTGCGCAGCAGGTGCCGGATGACGACGCGGCGCCTGGGCAGGCCCTTGGCGACGGCGGTACGGACGTAGTCGGCGCGGGCGTTCTCCGCGATGGAGGTCC
Coding sequences within it:
- a CDS encoding ABC transporter ATP-binding protein; its protein translation is MLLEVRDLHVEFHTRDGVAKAVNGVDYSVAEGETLAVLGESGSGKSVTAQAIMGILDMPPGKISGGEILFKDRDLLKMKKEERRKIRGQEMAMIFQDALSSLNPVLSVGEQLGEMFVVHRGMSHKDAKLKAVELMDRVRIPAAKERVGNFPHQFSGGMRQRIMIAMAMALEPSLIIADEPTTALDVTVQAQVMDLLAELQRELNMGLILITHDLGVVADVADKIAVMYAGRIVESAPVHEIYRAPAHPYTKGLLRSIPRLDQKGRELYAIKGLPPNLLHIPPGCAFNPRCPMAQEICRGEVPPLFEVAEHRESACYFWKETLDAR
- a CDS encoding ABC transporter ATP-binding protein, whose amino-acid sequence is MHAEAREGGEPILEVRDLVKYYPLTQGILIKKQIGAVKAVDGVSFDLAAGETLGIVGESGCGKSTVAKMLVHLEQPTAGAIKYKGEDITKLSGRALKAVRRNIQMVFQDPYTSLNPRMTVGDIIGEPYEIHPEVAPKGERRRKVQDLLDVVGLNPEYINRYPHQFSGGQRQRIGIARGLALNPEIIVADEPVSALDVSVQAQVVNLLDRLQAEFGLAYVFIAHDLSIVRHISDRVGVMYLGRIVEIGSDEQIYDHPTHPYTQALLSAVPVPDPAAREHRERIILHGDVPSPANPPSGCRFRTRCWKAQERCELEVPLLAVPAVFRLADTPAGHDSACHFAEEKQVVPPEGLLETPGEVAEETPGETAEEDGPPEGSKGADGVEGSDGSDGENGAAPSGSARGG
- a CDS encoding DUF6113 family protein encodes the protein MSGGKQRAPRPSNAAGGGAPTGLAAPLNPGRIAAYAGLAVLGALVGLAGALVQAAWFPAGLLLALLAAAGLFHGGRLLFGTQLGALAPAAGWLISIVVLLGGRPEGDYVFGDELGLTLFMLGGMAVAVICATMSRSPQQGADSGRPGK
- a CDS encoding prolyl oligopeptidase family serine peptidase, which gives rise to MTSQKISFPRQHARTMRFTLGAPRSFTVSPDGERVIFLRSGSGTDRSGRLWVLDLPKDGAPRERVVADPQALLGGSAERLSAQERARRERSREGSSGIVGYAVDAAAELAAFALSGKVYVAELRAGTARALPVPGPVIDPRPSPDGRHIAYVSKGALRVVGAEGDGDRALAEPDGDDVSYGLAEFIAAEEMQRSRGFWWSPDSDRLLVARVDNAPVQRWWIADPAHPDLRPAEVAYPAAGTPNADVRLFVLGLDGARTEVVWDRARHPYLAQVHWSSQGAPLLLVQSRDQQSHLFLAVDPETGSTRTVHADEDPVWLEIFPGVPAWAPDGRLVRIADEGGARVLAVGDRLLTGAQLQLQAVLDIGESDILISATAGEEAAEPELGETHVYRVNELGVERVSEGAGVHSAVRAGGVTVLVTHSLDRPGALVEVVRDGKRIATVTSHAQEPVLSARVHLTEGGARRIPCAVLLPEGYKESDGPLPVLMDPYGGPHGRRVVAAHNPHLTSQWFANQGFAVVVADGRGTPGRSPGWEKSVKNNLALSMDDQVEALHALADRFPLDLGKVAIRGWSFGGYLAALAVTRRPDVFHAAVVGAPVTDQRLYDTHYTERYLGDPAKQPEVYAHNSVITDEGLSEAAEQVRPMMIVHGLADDNVVVAHSLRFSSALLSAGRPHEVLPLSGVTHMTPQEQVAENLLLLQVDFLKRSLGLLG
- the mshB gene encoding N-acetyl-1-D-myo-inositol-2-amino-2-deoxy-alpha-D-glucopyranoside deacetylase; its protein translation is MTDHPARRLLLVHAHPDDESINNGATMAKYAAEGAQVTLVTCTLGEEGEVIPPSLAHLAADRDDTLGPYRRGELDAAMKELGVTDHRLLGGPGRFRDSGMMGAEQNHRPGAFWAADVDEAAGHLVEVIRSVRPQVLVTYDPDGGYGHPDHIQAHRVAMRAAELAADPGYRTGSDAPHTIAKIYWNRVPRTVAEEGFARLRETAPDAFPSIAAIDDVPGVVDDARITAQIDGTAHAAAKSTAMRAHATQISVDGPFFALSNDLGQPLFTTEYYELVRGDSGAPRGAREDDLFAGVAGAER
- a CDS encoding ABC transporter permease codes for the protein MPEQTPDESISPAGAGGVMDLALEEGTTLEKTPGGPEGTGPAEKPRSLWSDAWRDLRRNPVFIISALIILFLVIISIWPSLIADQDPLNCDLAKAQQGSQPGHPFGFDGQGCDVYTRTVYGARNSVTVGVCATLGVTLLGGVLGGLAGFFGGWWDSILSRLTDVFFGIPVVLGGLVFLSVVTSSTVWPVIGFIVLLGWPQIARIARGSVITAKQNDYVQAARALGASNSRMLLRHITPNAIAPVIVVATIALGTYISLEATLSFLGVGLKPPAVSWGIDISAASQYIRNAPHMLLWPAGALAVTVLAFIMLGDAVRDALDPKLR